The DNA region GAGCTACTTGGCCGCGCAGTCCTTGGCGTAGCGGTCGCCATAATTCGAAAACACCTTTTCGACGATCTCGGTCTGGAATTTGCCGTCCGGCCGCTTTGCGACCTTGGTGAGATAGAAATCCTGGATCGGATAGCCGTTGTTGTTGAACTTGAAGTTACCGCGCAGCGAGGTGAACTCGGCCTTCTTCAGCGCCGCCGCGACCGCGTCCTTGTTGGCGAGGTCGCCCTTCACGACCTTGACCGCGCTGTCGATCAGGAGCGCCGCGTCATAGGCCTGCATGGCGTAGGTGCCGGGCACGCCGTTGTAGGCCGCTTCATAGGCTGCGACGAACTTCTTGCTCTGCGGATTGTCAAGGTTCGGTGCCCAGTTCGCGCCGCCGAACATGCCGACGGCGGCGTCCTGCTGCGCGGGCAGGGTGGATTCGTCGACGGTGAAGGCGGAGAGCACCGGCACGGTCGCGCCGGCCTGCTTGTACTGCTTCACGAGGTTGACGCCCATGCCGCCAGGCATGAAGGTGAACAGCGCGTCCGGTTTCAGGGAGGCGATCTTGGAAAGCTCGGGCTGGAAATCCAGCGTGTTCATCGGCGTGTAGGATTCCTCGACGATCTCGCCCTTGTAGTCGAGCTTGAAGCCGGCGACGGAGTCGCGGCCGGCCTGATAGTTCGGCACCAGCAAATAGACGCGCTTGTAGCCGCGGTCCTGCGCCACCTTGCCGAGGACCTCGTGCACCTGATCGTTCTGGTACGACGTCACGTAGAAGAACGGGTTGCACTCCTTGCCGGCGTAGCTGGAGGGGCCCGCATTCGGGCTGATCAGGAAGGTCTTGCTCTCGGTGACCGGGCGGTGGATCGCCTGCAGGATGTTGGAGAAGATCGGGCCGACCACGAAATCAACCTTGTCGCGCTCGAGCAGGCCGCGGACCTTGACCACGGCGCTGTCGGGCTTGAGCTCATCGTCGGCGTTGACGATCTCGACCTCGCGGCCGGCCATCTTGCCG from Bradyrhizobium sp. B124 includes:
- a CDS encoding ABC transporter substrate-binding protein; its protein translation is MKQLTKLVGLAALLGITVNPAAAQEKIKIGVLVTTSGPAAALGQQVRDGFALAVKDLGGKMAGREVEIVNADDELKPDSAVVKVRGLLERDKVDFVVGPIFSNILQAIHRPVTESKTFLISPNAGPSSYAGKECNPFFYVTSYQNDQVHEVLGKVAQDRGYKRVYLLVPNYQAGRDSVAGFKLDYKGEIVEESYTPMNTLDFQPELSKIASLKPDALFTFMPGGMGVNLVKQYKQAGATVPVLSAFTVDESTLPAQQDAAVGMFGGANWAPNLDNPQSKKFVAAYEAAYNGVPGTYAMQAYDAALLIDSAVKVVKGDLANKDAVAAALKKAEFTSLRGNFKFNNNGYPIQDFYLTKVAKRPDGKFQTEIVEKVFSNYGDRYAKDCAAK